A portion of the Chromobacterium sp. IIBBL 290-4 genome contains these proteins:
- a CDS encoding nitrilase-related carbon-nitrogen hydrolase codes for MNDLQVATMQFENASGDKAFNLARIEALAEQAAAAGARVAAFHECSVTGYTFARRLSREQLAELAEPIPDGPSVKRLAQIAARLDIYLLAGLFEQGEDGELYKAQVCVGPQGLVAKHRKLHPFINPHLAQGSAYTVFEIDGWKCGILICYDNNVIENVRATALLGAEILFMPHVTMCTPSTRPGAGFVDPVLWRQRQQDPTSLRIEFEGLKGRGWLMKWLPARAYDNGVYVVFSNPIGMDDDQLKNGCSMILDPFGDILAEGPRLDEGMALARLSRDKLALCGGHRYRQARRPELYREILGQPHEPRQQVAWMAGKAVEAD; via the coding sequence ATGAATGATTTGCAAGTGGCGACGATGCAGTTTGAAAACGCCAGCGGCGACAAGGCGTTCAATCTGGCGCGGATCGAAGCCTTAGCCGAGCAGGCCGCCGCCGCCGGCGCGCGGGTGGCGGCGTTTCACGAGTGTTCGGTCACCGGCTACACCTTTGCCCGGCGCTTGAGCCGGGAACAGCTGGCCGAGCTGGCGGAGCCGATACCGGATGGCCCCAGCGTGAAGCGGCTGGCCCAGATCGCCGCCCGGCTGGACATCTATCTGCTGGCAGGACTGTTCGAGCAAGGCGAGGACGGAGAACTGTACAAGGCGCAGGTCTGCGTCGGCCCGCAAGGCCTGGTGGCCAAGCACCGCAAGCTGCATCCCTTCATCAATCCGCATCTGGCGCAGGGATCGGCGTATACGGTGTTCGAGATCGACGGCTGGAAGTGCGGCATCCTGATCTGCTACGACAACAACGTGATCGAGAACGTGCGCGCCACCGCCTTGCTGGGCGCGGAAATCTTGTTCATGCCGCATGTGACCATGTGCACGCCGTCCACCCGGCCCGGAGCCGGCTTTGTCGATCCGGTCCTGTGGCGCCAGCGCCAGCAGGACCCCACCTCCTTGCGCATCGAGTTCGAGGGCTTGAAGGGACGCGGCTGGCTGATGAAGTGGCTGCCGGCGCGCGCCTACGACAACGGCGTCTACGTGGTGTTTTCCAATCCGATAGGCATGGACGACGATCAGCTGAAAAACGGCTGTTCGATGATTCTGGACCCGTTCGGCGACATCCTGGCCGAAGGCCCGCGCCTGGACGAGGGCATGGCCTTGGCGCGGCTGAGCCGCGACAAGCTGGCCCTGTGCGGCGGGCACCGTTATCGACAAGCGCGCCGGCCGGAACTGTACCGCGAGATACTGGGCCAGCCGCACGAGCCGCGCCAGCAGGTGGCGTGGATGGCAGGCAAGGCCGTCGAGGCGGATTGA
- a CDS encoding methyl-accepting chemotaxis protein, which yields MSLLQSIKVGPRLALSFTLLLAILLGICASVWTGLDSIERSTQAIVNDDASKQQAAAGLDRHAQNAALLLLQIIATPERNQRVPLFAAMDEANRRADATFQQLKALPWPAEQAGKLQALAQLRAAYSKAFLETVDLVEANDPAALAKQFGSDTRPALQALLAATAALSAEQQSHMNAEMAAALRRMSLTRGLLLACSAAAALAVLLLAWSVTRSITRPLEHGVAVLDSMAQGDLRSQVRSAGRDETSQMLQRMETMQHGLAALVRDLRSSADVVADTAHSTRDSAAELAGGVERQQAELHQINDVVGAFAAKLDRAADTARQAQQQARDSASLADTGQCLIETASREIQAIAGQIQGSAESVDALRQRANSMHGMIESVTDIAEQTNMLALNAAIEAARAGEMGRGFAVVADEVRNLAARTARATREINEVISAMDQQTTDAMGRIEQGQREMARGVRLIGEIVAPLTELKQGATATVGGLDRLAADIAEQVRESQAIADSVSEIARLADDSLRASQSASQGSGRLRDVSASLQSQIRRFVVDH from the coding sequence ATGAGCCTGTTGCAATCGATCAAAGTCGGCCCGCGCCTGGCGCTGTCCTTCACCTTGCTGCTCGCCATCCTGCTGGGCATCTGCGCCAGCGTCTGGACCGGCCTGGACAGCATAGAGCGCTCCACCCAAGCCATCGTCAACGACGACGCCAGCAAACAGCAAGCCGCCGCCGGCCTGGACCGCCATGCGCAGAACGCCGCGCTGCTGCTGCTGCAAATCATCGCCACGCCGGAACGCAATCAGCGCGTGCCGCTGTTCGCGGCGATGGACGAGGCCAACCGCCGCGCCGACGCGACCTTCCAGCAACTCAAGGCGCTGCCCTGGCCGGCGGAACAGGCCGGCAAATTGCAAGCGCTGGCGCAGTTGCGCGCGGCCTATTCCAAAGCCTTTCTCGAAACGGTGGACCTGGTGGAGGCGAACGATCCGGCCGCGCTGGCCAAGCAATTCGGCAGCGACACCCGGCCCGCGCTGCAAGCGCTGCTGGCCGCCACCGCGGCGCTGTCGGCGGAGCAGCAAAGCCATATGAACGCCGAAATGGCCGCCGCGCTGCGCAGAATGAGCCTGACCCGCGGCCTGCTGCTCGCCTGCAGCGCGGCGGCGGCGCTGGCCGTGCTGTTGCTAGCCTGGAGCGTCACCCGCAGCATCACCCGGCCGCTGGAGCATGGCGTGGCGGTGCTGGATTCGATGGCTCAGGGCGATCTGCGCAGCCAGGTCCGCTCCGCCGGCCGCGACGAAACCTCGCAAATGCTGCAACGGATGGAAACCATGCAGCATGGTCTGGCCGCGCTGGTGAGAGATCTGCGCAGTTCCGCCGATGTGGTGGCCGACACTGCGCACTCCACCCGCGACAGCGCGGCGGAACTGGCCGGCGGCGTGGAGCGGCAACAGGCGGAGCTGCATCAGATCAACGATGTGGTCGGCGCCTTCGCGGCCAAGCTGGACCGCGCGGCCGACACGGCGCGGCAAGCGCAGCAGCAGGCGCGCGACTCGGCCAGCCTGGCCGACACTGGCCAATGTTTGATCGAAACCGCCTCGCGCGAGATCCAGGCCATCGCCGGGCAGATCCAGGGCAGCGCCGAATCGGTGGACGCGCTGCGCCAGCGCGCGAACTCCATGCACGGCATGATCGAATCGGTCACCGACATCGCCGAGCAAACCAATATGCTGGCGCTGAATGCCGCCATCGAGGCGGCGCGGGCCGGCGAAATGGGCCGCGGCTTCGCCGTGGTGGCCGACGAAGTGCGCAATCTGGCGGCGCGCACCGCCCGCGCCACCCGCGAAATCAATGAGGTGATCAGCGCCATGGACCAGCAAACCACCGACGCCATGGGCCGCATCGAGCAAGGCCAGCGCGAGATGGCGCGCGGCGTGCGGCTGATAGGCGAAATCGTCGCGCCGCTGACCGAGCTGAAACAGGGCGCCACTGCCACCGTCGGCGGGCTGGACCGCCTCGCCGCCGACATCGCGGAACAAGTGCGGGAAAGCCAGGCCATCGCCGACAGCGTTTCGGAAATCGCCCGCCTGGCCGACGACAGCCTGCGCGCCAGCCAAAGCGCCAGCCAGGGCAGCGGCCGGCTGCGCGATGTCAGCGCCTCGCTGCAAAGCCAGATCCGCCGCTTCGTGGTGGACCATTAG
- a CDS encoding alkaline phosphatase family protein encodes MENWNSRFPGAAWPDYQGGGLLNLMQTLSLELGGPDLGHAPLDSEVLAGIGRHRHVCLLLVDGLGEAQLRRLGPNSRLAALRRRSLSSVFPPTTAAAVTTVLTGQPPSVHGLIGWHQLHGEEIIAPLPLYVRHPADSASAAQQLADSLFCAPPLFEHFARPAFLMLPADIAHSPCTRHHAGSCLRLPYRDSADAFAQLSARLSSPAPAFHYLYLRQLDAQMHATGPDSPQAQQALAELDDELGRLLEEARQCDAAVVAIADHGFTAAPAAQWVDVDADQELYGLLARPLSGETRMAYCHVKPGCVERFLALAEARLGHACWPARSAELLAAGVYGPGPAHPDLARRCGDVVLIAKPGWNLRDTLPGERVFLEAGMHAGVHPDEMAVPLMAWRP; translated from the coding sequence ATGGAGAACTGGAACTCGCGCTTTCCCGGCGCGGCCTGGCCGGATTATCAAGGCGGCGGCCTGCTCAATCTGATGCAGACGCTGAGCCTGGAGCTGGGCGGGCCGGATCTGGGCCACGCCCCGCTGGACAGCGAGGTTCTGGCCGGCATCGGCCGCCATCGCCATGTCTGCCTGCTGCTGGTGGATGGCTTGGGCGAGGCGCAATTGCGGCGGCTGGGGCCGAACAGCCGCTTGGCGGCCTTGCGGCGGCGCAGCCTTAGCAGCGTGTTCCCGCCCACCACCGCGGCGGCGGTCACCACGGTGTTGACCGGCCAGCCGCCTTCGGTGCATGGCCTGATAGGCTGGCACCAGCTGCATGGCGAGGAAATCATCGCGCCGCTGCCGCTGTATGTGCGCCACCCGGCCGATTCCGCCAGCGCGGCGCAGCAATTGGCCGATAGCTTGTTTTGCGCGCCGCCCTTGTTCGAGCATTTCGCCCGACCCGCTTTTTTGATGCTGCCGGCCGATATCGCCCACTCGCCCTGCACCCGTCATCATGCCGGCAGTTGCCTGCGTCTGCCTTACCGCGACTCCGCCGATGCCTTCGCGCAATTGAGCGCGCGGCTGAGCTCGCCGGCGCCGGCTTTTCATTATCTCTACCTGCGCCAACTGGACGCGCAGATGCACGCCACCGGGCCGGACAGTCCGCAAGCGCAGCAGGCGCTGGCCGAACTGGACGACGAGCTTGGCCGTTTGCTGGAGGAGGCGCGGCAGTGCGACGCGGCGGTGGTGGCGATCGCCGATCACGGCTTCACCGCCGCGCCGGCGGCGCAATGGGTGGACGTGGATGCCGACCAGGAGCTGTATGGCTTGTTGGCGCGGCCCTTGTCCGGCGAAACGCGGATGGCTTATTGCCATGTGAAGCCCGGCTGCGTCGAGCGCTTTCTCGCCTTGGCGGAAGCGCGGCTGGGCCATGCCTGCTGGCCGGCAAGGAGCGCCGAGCTGCTGGCGGCGGGGGTGTATGGCCCTGGGCCGGCGCATCCGGATTTGGCGCGCCGTTGCGGCGATGTGGTGTTGATCGCCAAGCCGGGCTGGAATCTGCGCGACACGCTGCCGGGGGAAAGGGTATTCCTGGAGGCTGGCATGCATGCCGGCGTTCATCCGGACGAGATGGCGGTGCCCTTGATGGCATGGCGGCCGTGA